Genomic DNA from Gimesia aquarii:
CAAAGCGAACGGCAGTCCAGCCACCATAGCCTTCGTGTTTGACCTCGGGATCATTTTTCGGGTTATGAGAGCCGACAAACTTGAGGGAAGGTCCTTGGAATTTTTTACTCAGTTCGAGTACATGTTTGGGATAAATTGAATTATGTGTCAAACTATCACCAATCATGAGTAAGCTTACAGGTTTTTCTTTTCCCGCACTCTGTGGAACCACACGAAGTTTCGATTTTTGTGAGGCGATGATCTGATTATTCTGGTCAAGAATATTCAACTCGAAAGCATAATCACCAACTTCCTTTTCCACTGGGGTGTACGTCCAACGATCATCTTGTAAATGTCCTCTGTTGCAGTGCACATCAAAAACATAATTCGCGGGATTAACGACAAGACAGACATTATCAAAATACACATTCGTTTCAATGCCAGGGACAGCATAGATGATGGGTGGAAGAATTAACCTCAGTGAGTTGTTTGGTTCAGACTTGGCTTCGGTTTTTGTCGTTTCTCCTCCAAGCGAAGTAACGTTGTAAGTGAAGAAGATTAGATTGAAGAGCAGAATCAATTGCAGTGCAAATTTCATGCTGGTTCCTATAAGAATATGATATTTCGGAAGTATGAATCATTCAGAAATTGTCAGGGAGTTATCCTACCCAAATCGGGCTGGACCAAGCCAATTGTCCGTTAGACTGTGTGACACGAACGTAATACCAATCCGTTGTCTGAGTGTCACTACGTTGATCTTGCCAACGAATTTGTGCCGAATATTCACTTTGTCCCACGAGTCGATGGAGAATATAACTTTCACTGGTAAAGACACCCGTAAACTCAACCACATTATCATCAATCAGATCTTGCAACCGGGCACTGATGGTTTCTTCATAAGGTTTGCGTACGTGCAAAGTGAGCGTTGTGTCCGCTGTCCCCTCAATTTCACAGACAATGGATTTAGTCGGGTCTTCGCCGTAGCATTTCACACGTGTCGTATTTGAATCTAGGCTTAGTTCTTGATTGGAGATGATTTTGAGCTTATCTCGTAATTTTTCACTGAACGGGGCTGACTGAAAGCAGGGAATAGCGCGAGTGAACTTTCCGTTATCAAGTTTAACAGTCATATCCCACAAACAGGTGCGGCCCATTGCCAGATCGGCCCAGGGGCCCCAGCCATATTGAATGCGGCATTTAACTTTACCTGGTAACATTGGTTTGTCACCTAAATGGTCTTCTGGAAAATGACGCTCAATGACTTGCCCATTGCGAATGAGTTCGATCATCGAAATCGCGTCTTCACCTTGGACACGCACATCAATCTGGCGGTCTGAAGTTGCTGGAATATCACTACCCATTGGTTGACCATTGAGCGAAACTTCCAAAGCGATTCGATCGCCGGTGGCGGCATAAGTTCTTCGAGCGCGGACTGCTTCCATAAGAGATTTAGAAGACAAGTCTTCTGCCCAGACTCCGACCACTCCTTCACCGTAGGCGCCAGGATATCCCAAGTGGTCATCAGTTGAAGCGACAAAACCGAACCGCATCCCTTTTTGCAACTGTGGAACAATCATATTCGACGCGGAACGACCGCCATTGCTGTGTCGAATCATCGGAAAAGGAGAGCGGTCTGTTTCCGTACACCCATGCTCTGAAAAAACTTCCACAACAGGAGAGGCTGAGGGACGATAGTGTTTGAA
This window encodes:
- a CDS encoding PHP domain-containing protein, producing the protein MDSQKINRRKFLGESMAATVLSGIRVNSELYGGEDKKQFQLFWGDLHNHNAVGYAKGSLERSIDLAQEHLDFFAFTGHASWHDMPKMPGDRHMKWVNGFEVHSKHWSKTRQLMQDANSDQFVAFLGYEWHSSQFGDYCMIFPEDQPELFLPNHVEKLLDFAEDKYALAIPHHVGYKIGWRGANFKHYRPSASPVVEVFSEHGCTETDRSPFPMIRHSNGGRSASNMIVPQLQKGMRFGFVASTDDHLGYPGAYGEGVVGVWAEDLSSKSLMEAVRARRTYAATGDRIALEVSLNGQPMGSDIPATSDRQIDVRVQGEDAISMIELIRNGQVIERHFPEDHLGDKPMLPGKVKCRIQYGWGPWADLAMGRTCLWDMTVKLDNGKFTRAIPCFQSAPFSEKLRDKLKIISNQELSLDSNTTRVKCYGEDPTKSIVCEIEGTADTTLTLHVRKPYEETISARLQDLIDDNVVEFTGVFTSESYILHRLVGQSEYSAQIRWQDQRSDTQTTDWYYVRVTQSNGQLAWSSPIWVG